A single genomic interval of Streptomyces graminofaciens harbors:
- a CDS encoding TetR/AcrR family transcriptional regulator, translated as MPYGDAMSGTRVRGVRGEERRAEIVRAALEVIAERGYRGASMAAVAERVGLTQQGLLHYFPTKDALLVAVLKERDQWDAVPDTPWRLDLLGSLVEYNAMRPGIVQTFSALLGESVTEGHPAREFFTERYGRVRGVMAEVLRAEYGERLPSGLSPEQAAPLLVAVMDGLQYQWLLDPEGVDMPGAFRDFLVLLGEG; from the coding sequence ATGCCGTACGGTGACGCCATGAGCGGGACCAGGGTCAGGGGCGTCAGAGGTGAGGAGCGGCGCGCCGAGATCGTGCGGGCGGCGCTGGAGGTGATCGCCGAGCGCGGTTACCGGGGTGCGAGCATGGCCGCGGTCGCCGAGCGGGTGGGGCTCACCCAGCAGGGCCTGTTGCACTACTTCCCGACCAAGGACGCGCTGCTCGTCGCCGTGCTCAAGGAGCGGGACCAGTGGGACGCCGTGCCCGACACCCCGTGGCGGCTCGATCTGCTGGGATCCCTCGTGGAGTACAACGCCATGCGGCCCGGGATCGTACAGACGTTCTCCGCACTGCTCGGGGAGAGCGTGACGGAGGGGCACCCGGCGCGGGAGTTCTTCACCGAGCGGTACGGGCGGGTGCGGGGGGTGATGGCGGAGGTGCTGCGGGCCGAGTACGGGGAGCGGTTGCCGAGCGGGCTGTCGCCGGAGCAGGCCGCGCCGTTGCTGGTGGCCGTGATGGACGGTTTGCAGTACCAGTGGCTGCTGGATCCCGAGGGCGTCGACATGCCGGGGGCGTTCCGGGACTTTCTGGTGTTGCTGGGTGAGGGGTGA
- a CDS encoding beta-glucosidase family protein, protein MAETRSTRSATTADEAREAVVEAALGKLDLDAKARLLAGQDMWTLPALPEIGLRSLVMSDGPIGVRGVRWTADDPSVALPSPTALAATWDPELARRAGVLLAQEARRKGVHVLLAPTVNLHRSPLGGRHFEAYSEDPYLTGEIGSGYVTGVQSGGVGTTVKHFVANDAETDRFTVNNLVSERALRELYLAPFEAIVANAHPWGIMTAYNTVNGTTMTEHHYLVNDVLRGEWGFDGFNVSDWMAARSTTGALTGGLDVAMPGPVTVYGEALAAAVRAGEADESKVDEAVRRVLRLAARVGILEGADPVVPEPPAPVDGEALAREIARRAFVLVRNEAGALPLRPGTEVALLGAAARDARVLGGGSATVFPARTVSPLDGLTAALPDGTLTYALGADPNEELAVADKGFTLRAVCRDATGTVIGIGSAPNGQIQWMGSDLPDGVTHDVLHTVELTGTFTPRTTGTHTFGIKGLGAFKLTVDGTTHFDAAQTTDKDDPFEAFFGAPVPRAQAELTEGEPVEVSLTHVVALPADIPFKVIGFSLCHQEPQRDADELIAEAVEAARAADTAVVVVATTDRVESEGFDRTTTRLPGRQDDLVRAVAAANPHTVVVVNSGSPVELPWRDEVAAILLTWFPGQEGGAALADVLTGTHEPGGRLPTTWGPLQEAPVTQVTPANGELTYDEGVFIGYSAWEKTSTPPSYPFGHGLGYTDWTYESLEITAGTTAKIRVRNTGERAGREVVQVYLAPTTPDTDRPARRLAGFALVEAGPGEATEAVVELPRRAFETWDEKTDSWTYRRGSYEVEAGRSITDRRVTATIQA, encoded by the coding sequence ATGGCGGAAACCCGGTCCACCCGGAGCGCGACGACGGCCGACGAGGCCCGCGAGGCCGTCGTGGAGGCGGCGCTCGGCAAGCTCGACCTCGACGCCAAGGCCCGCCTGCTCGCCGGCCAGGACATGTGGACCCTGCCCGCGCTGCCCGAGATCGGCCTGCGGTCCCTCGTCATGTCGGACGGCCCGATCGGCGTACGAGGAGTGCGCTGGACCGCCGACGACCCCTCCGTCGCACTGCCCTCCCCGACCGCCCTGGCCGCCACCTGGGACCCCGAACTCGCCCGTAGAGCAGGCGTGTTGCTCGCCCAGGAGGCCCGCCGCAAGGGCGTCCACGTCCTCCTCGCCCCCACCGTCAACCTGCACCGCTCACCGCTCGGCGGCCGCCACTTCGAGGCGTACAGCGAGGACCCGTACCTCACCGGCGAGATCGGCTCGGGTTACGTCACCGGCGTCCAGTCCGGCGGCGTCGGCACCACGGTCAAGCACTTCGTCGCCAACGACGCCGAGACCGACCGCTTCACCGTCAACAACCTGGTCTCCGAACGCGCCCTGCGCGAGCTGTACCTCGCCCCCTTCGAGGCGATCGTCGCGAACGCCCACCCTTGGGGCATCATGACCGCCTACAACACGGTCAACGGCACGACCATGACCGAGCACCACTACCTCGTCAACGATGTCCTGCGCGGCGAATGGGGCTTCGACGGCTTCAACGTCTCCGACTGGATGGCCGCCCGCTCCACCACCGGCGCCCTCACCGGCGGCCTCGACGTCGCCATGCCCGGCCCGGTCACCGTCTACGGCGAGGCCCTCGCCGCCGCCGTACGCGCGGGCGAGGCCGACGAGTCCAAGGTCGACGAGGCGGTACGCCGGGTCCTGCGCCTGGCCGCCCGCGTGGGCATCCTGGAAGGCGCCGACCCGGTCGTCCCCGAGCCGCCCGCGCCGGTCGACGGCGAGGCCCTGGCCCGCGAGATCGCCCGCCGCGCCTTCGTCCTCGTACGCAACGAGGCCGGCGCCCTGCCCCTGCGGCCCGGTACCGAGGTGGCGCTGCTCGGAGCCGCCGCCCGCGACGCCCGCGTCCTCGGCGGCGGCTCCGCCACCGTCTTCCCCGCCCGGACGGTCTCCCCCCTCGACGGCCTCACGGCAGCCCTCCCCGACGGCACCCTCACCTACGCCCTCGGCGCGGACCCGAACGAGGAACTGGCGGTGGCAGACAAGGGATTCACCCTCCGAGCCGTCTGCCGAGACGCGACCGGCACGGTCATCGGCATCGGCTCCGCCCCCAACGGCCAGATCCAGTGGATGGGTTCGGACCTCCCCGACGGCGTCACCCACGACGTCCTGCACACCGTCGAACTGACCGGCACCTTCACCCCGCGTACCACCGGCACCCACACCTTCGGCATCAAGGGCCTCGGCGCCTTCAAGCTCACCGTCGACGGCACCACCCACTTCGACGCCGCCCAGACCACCGACAAGGACGACCCCTTCGAGGCGTTCTTCGGCGCCCCGGTCCCGCGAGCCCAGGCCGAACTGACGGAGGGCGAGCCGGTGGAGGTCTCCCTCACCCATGTGGTCGCCCTCCCCGCCGACATCCCCTTCAAGGTCATCGGCTTCTCCCTCTGCCACCAGGAACCCCAGCGCGACGCCGACGAGTTGATCGCCGAGGCGGTGGAGGCGGCCCGGGCGGCGGACACGGCCGTCGTGGTGGTCGCCACGACGGACCGCGTGGAGTCCGAGGGCTTCGACCGCACGACCACGCGACTCCCGGGCCGCCAGGACGACCTGGTCCGCGCCGTGGCCGCCGCCAATCCCCACACCGTCGTGGTCGTGAACTCCGGCTCCCCGGTGGAACTCCCCTGGCGCGACGAGGTCGCCGCGATCCTTCTCACCTGGTTCCCCGGTCAGGAGGGCGGCGCGGCCCTCGCCGACGTCCTCACCGGCACCCATGAGCCCGGCGGCCGCCTCCCCACCACCTGGGGCCCGCTCCAGGAAGCCCCGGTCACCCAGGTGACCCCCGCCAACGGCGAACTCACCTACGACGAGGGCGTGTTCATCGGCTACAGCGCCTGGGAGAAGACGTCCACACCCCCGTCGTACCCCTTCGGCCACGGCCTCGGCTACACGGACTGGACGTACGAGTCCCTGGAGATCACGGCCGGCACGACGGCGAAGATCCGCGTCCGCAACACGGGTGAGCGGGCGGGACGGGAGGTCGTCCAGGTCTATCTCGCCCCGACGACCCCGGACACGGACCGCCCGGCTCGCCGACTGGCGGGCTTCGCGCTGGTGGAGGCGGGTCCGGGGGAGGCGACGGAGGCCGTCGTCGAACTGCCCCGCCGAGCCTTCGAGACCTGGGACGAGAAGACCGACTCCTGGACGTACAGGAGGGGTTCGTACGAGGTGGAGGCGGGCCGTTCCATCACGGACCGCCGCGTCACGGCAACCATTCAGGCGTAG
- a CDS encoding aldose epimerase family protein, with product MSELFGTLSDGTPVHRWTLERAGVRVGVLSYGGIVQSVEVPDREGRSADVVLGFADLDGYLEHPGPYFGALIGRYANRIAGGRFELDGRTYVLASNNAPNSLHGGENGFDKRVWDVEPVEHGVRLSRVSPHGEEGFPGRLEISATYTLDGSGALRIAYEAVTDAPTIVNLTNHSYFNLAGSGNAGGHELRIAASRFTPVDADLIPTGVEDVTDTRFDFRQARGTGAGYDHNFVLDKGITPAPVEVAELYDPASGRVLTVATTEPGLQLYTADHLGEPFGPGGGVALETQHFPDSPNQPRFPSTELRPGGVYRSETVYGFGARS from the coding sequence ATGAGTGAACTTTTCGGCACACTTTCCGACGGCACCCCCGTGCACCGCTGGACGCTGGAGCGCGCGGGCGTGCGGGTGGGGGTTCTGTCGTACGGCGGGATCGTGCAGTCGGTCGAGGTCCCGGACCGGGAGGGGCGGTCGGCGGACGTGGTGCTGGGCTTCGCGGATCTGGACGGGTATCTGGAGCATCCGGGCCCGTACTTCGGTGCCCTGATCGGCCGGTACGCCAACCGGATCGCGGGCGGTCGCTTCGAGTTGGACGGGCGGACGTACGTGCTCGCGTCCAACAACGCGCCCAACTCCCTGCACGGCGGAGAGAACGGCTTCGACAAGCGGGTGTGGGACGTGGAGCCGGTCGAGCACGGGGTGCGGCTGAGCCGGGTCTCCCCGCACGGCGAGGAGGGCTTCCCGGGGCGCCTGGAGATCTCGGCGACCTACACCCTGGACGGGTCGGGCGCGCTGCGGATCGCGTACGAGGCGGTCACGGACGCGCCGACCATCGTGAACCTGACGAACCACAGCTATTTCAACCTGGCCGGCTCCGGGAACGCCGGCGGGCACGAACTGCGGATCGCCGCCTCACGGTTCACGCCGGTCGACGCGGACCTGATCCCGACCGGGGTGGAGGACGTGACGGACACCCGCTTCGACTTCCGGCAGGCACGCGGGACCGGCGCGGGCTACGACCACAACTTCGTGCTCGACAAGGGGATCACGCCGGCGCCCGTCGAGGTCGCCGAGCTGTACGACCCGGCGTCCGGGCGGGTGCTGACGGTGGCGACCACCGAGCCGGGTCTCCAGCTGTACACGGCGGATCATCTGGGGGAGCCGTTCGGGCCCGGGGGTGGGGTCGCGCTGGAGACGCAGCACTTTCCTGACTCGCCGAATCAGCCGCGGTTCCCGAGTACGGAGCTGCGGCCGGGGGGCGTTTACCGGTCGGAGACGGTTTATGGGTTCGGGGCGCGTTCGTAG
- a CDS encoding SGNH/GDSL hydrolase family protein: MRKRRHRTRAVCSAVAAASVLAVAGCDTAGGNSAGPEATEAKAEPSAKPAPAWDSTPASLAAVGDSITRGFDACKVLSDCPEVSWATGSDTSVDSLAVRLLGAAGAAERSWNYAVTGARMADLPSQMARAAARAPELVTVMIGANDACRATAADMTPVADFRADFEDALAALRDTLPKAQVFVASVPDLKRLWSEGRTNPLGKQVWKLGICPSMLADPDVLTKAAAERRDAVQDRVEAYNDVLEKVCEKDRHCRYDGDAVFDYHFGETQLSQWDWFHPSKDGQARLAEIAYRIISRKGA; encoded by the coding sequence ATGCGGAAGCGACGCCACCGTACGAGGGCGGTGTGCTCAGCCGTGGCCGCGGCCTCCGTGCTGGCCGTGGCCGGCTGCGACACCGCGGGTGGCAACTCCGCCGGCCCCGAGGCCACCGAGGCGAAGGCCGAGCCCTCCGCGAAGCCGGCCCCGGCCTGGGACAGCACGCCCGCGTCGCTGGCCGCCGTCGGGGACTCCATCACGCGCGGCTTCGACGCCTGCAAGGTGCTGTCCGACTGCCCGGAGGTCTCGTGGGCGACCGGCAGCGACACCTCGGTCGACAGTCTCGCCGTACGGCTGCTGGGAGCGGCCGGGGCCGCCGAGCGGAGCTGGAACTACGCGGTGACCGGGGCCCGGATGGCCGACCTGCCGAGCCAGATGGCCCGGGCGGCGGCGCGCGCGCCGGAGTTGGTCACGGTCATGATCGGCGCGAACGACGCGTGCCGTGCCACCGCCGCCGACATGACCCCGGTCGCCGACTTCCGCGCCGACTTCGAGGACGCGCTGGCGGCCCTGCGGGACACCCTGCCGAAGGCACAGGTGTTCGTGGCGAGCGTGCCGGACCTGAAGCGGCTGTGGTCCGAGGGCCGTACGAACCCGCTCGGCAAGCAGGTCTGGAAGCTGGGCATCTGCCCGTCGATGCTGGCCGACCCGGACGTCCTCACCAAGGCGGCCGCCGAGCGGCGCGACGCCGTGCAGGACCGGGTGGAGGCGTACAACGACGTGCTGGAGAAGGTGTGCGAGAAGGACCGCCACTGCCGGTACGACGGGGACGCGGTCTTCGACTACCACTTCGGCGAGACGCAGCTCAGCCAGTGGGACTGGTTCCATCCGAGCAAGGACGGGCAGGCGCGGCTGGCCGAGATCGCCTACCGGATCATCAGCAGGAAGGGGGCGTGA